The Lycium barbarum isolate Lr01 chromosome 10, ASM1917538v2, whole genome shotgun sequence genome includes a region encoding these proteins:
- the LOC132613267 gene encoding uncharacterized protein LOC132613267, which produces MASSSTSILSTSFLPSKTIFSQRRRSSTNTRNILTLAMRKEAHDQNYYNGRHVDENMKMIEKNYEPPAEWKNWEKRFYGNYNSSICEAMGFLQYMLMNTRPSLALGMVALVALSVPTSTIGILFHLLEFTKGILAGVHIIS; this is translated from the coding sequence ATGGCATCATCATCAACTTCTATTCTTTCGACCTCATTTCTTCCATCCAAAACCATTTTTTCTCAGAGAAGAAGATCATCAACAAATACAAGAAATATATTGACTTTGGCTATGAGAAAAGAAGCACATGATCAGAACTATTATAATGGTAGACATGTGGATGAAAACATGAAAATGATCGAGAAGAATTACGAGCCGCCAGCAGAATGGAAAAATTGGGAGAAGAGGTTTTATGGGAATTATAATTCGAGTATTTGTGAAGCCATGGGATTTTTGCAATATATGTTGATGAATACAAGGCCAAGCTTAGCTTTAGGCATGGTTGCACTTGTTGCATTGAGTGTGCCCACATCAACTATTGGTATACTTTTTCATCTCTTAGAGTTTACTAAAGGGATTTTGGCTGGTGTTCATATTATTAGTTAA
- the LOC132613268 gene encoding uncharacterized protein LOC132613268 has protein sequence MATSFTSSLLLPSQFSPKRSSRAPRSTATLAMKREAHDKNHYNGSRLVDENLIVLRKRIHEMKMIERNYEPPTEWMDWEKSKDTDYDSNICEAVGLLQAQLMDTRPGLVLGMVAPIALSVPTSTGVILFHLLELAKGVFAGLHIH, from the coding sequence atggCGACATCATTCACTTCTTCTCTACTTCTTCCTTCACAATTTTCACCAAAAAGGTCATCAAGAGCTCCAAGAAGTACTGCAACGCTGGCAATGAAAAGAGAGGCACATGATAAGAACCACTACAATGGTTCGCGTCttgtagatgaaaacttgatagTCCTTCGAAAGAGAATTCACGAGATGAAAATGATCGAGAGGAATTACGAGCCTCCAACTGAATGGATGGATTGGGAGAAGAGTAAAGACACGGATTACGACTCAAATATTTGTGAGGCAGTGGGATTATTGCAGGCCCAATTGATGGATACAAGGCCAGGTTTGGTTTTGGGCATGGTTGCACCCATTGCATTAAGTGTGCCAACCTCAACTGGTGTGATTTTGTTTCATTTGTTAGAGTTAGCAAAAGGGGTTTTCGCTGGACTACATATTCATTAA